AGTCCAAGTAGCCAAAGCTTCCACCTTAAAAAACCACTGACGAATCCCATAAGCACTTACCACAAGAGCAGCGTGCAAATAAACAGCAATCAACCAAGAACGAATACGCGGCGAACGAAGAAGCCGAGAAAGCAAAGCAAAAATTATCAAATAAAGAGTTAACTTAGTCCAGCCAGAAAAAGCAGCCTTCCTCACCGGCGAAACAGCCGTAGCCACCGTCGCCACACACCAATAAAGCAAAACCATCCAATGAACAGGAGTTACCCCAACCCCAGAATCATCAGACAACGTAAGCAAAAGCCAAAAACCAGCACAACAAAGCAGCAGAATCCCCAACAAATCATTACTAGAAAACGGAGCCAATAAATAAACACAAGAGACAATAGAAGCCGCAATTACATCTCCCCACTGCATCAGAAAACTACTTTCTCGCCACCGGCGCAGAGGGCGATTGACAAACCCAAAAAGTAAACTAGAATTTTGCCACCCCTGTAGCAAAAAATTCTCCAAAGATAAACGTTGCCAAATAGAAAACATAGTGCTAATAAAAGTAAAATTTCCGTCCACACAAAAAAGTCAACCGTCAAAAATCATTCAAACCAGAGATCCTGAGCCCATGACAATTGACTTTTAACATAATGACCCATAACAGTTGACTAACCCAACTCCGGTAAACTCACCACATAACGATATCCTGCTTCCGGCGAACCCTGAACAGAAATTTCACCCCGGTGAAGTTCCGCCAGCAAGCAACTCAACAGAAGACCCAAACTTTCACGCGACCGGTGGAATGCACTTCGCCCCTGGTTTGCTATCGTAGAATGCCGGTGAGACTCTAATTTTTCTGAATTTACAACCTCCTCAACCGCCACACCATTTCCCATCCCCCCCATCGGCAGCCTATACTCACCCTCAGACAACACCTTAGTCTCCGACTCATCCAAAAGAGCCGGCCCAACCACACGGTCATTTAGCGAACAAGAAGACAACGCCGCCAGAGGTAAACCCTCCCCCAGCCAAGGATGAGACACCCAGACCGTGAGATGGAGACGCTGCATTTTCCGCGAAACATGAATGCGAACAATACTACCCGCAGAAGAAGACTCAATCACACAAAAAATCAAGTTATAGAGCAACTGCTGAACTTTCAGTTTATCCAACACCCAGATGCGATTTCCCGGTTCCACCGTCAAGCGAATTTCTTGTTCACGCCGGTTCAAGTCTTGCTCCAAAGAATTAATTACCTTAGAGCAAAGCATCTCCACATCCAGCGGACTCTGGTGCAGAGCTTCCCCACTGTCGTCAAGTTCCATCAAAGCCAAAACCTCATCCACCAGCGAAAGCAAATACTTACCGCTATCGTGGATAATACCGAGATATTCCTGCTGCTTATTCGTCAAAGACCCATAAATTCCCCGGTTGAGTACACTTGCCATCCCCAACACCGAAGTTAAAGGCGTTCGCAGCGCCTCAGTCACACGAGTGATCATTTGCGTTTTAATGCTTTTGAAACCCTCATTCGGGTTGGAAGCTGCACCCAGCCTAATTTCTGGGCCTAGCACCATCGCCGAAGCAACTTCAGGCACCGGCATCGAAGCCAGCAACGACAGGCGCTCAAATTCACTCATACAAAGGCGAGCCGTCATTTCCAAAAATTGAATTTCTTTTGAACTAAAATAGCGCGGAGCCAGATCCATCACCGCCAACGTTCCTAAACACTTGCCCGTTGAACTCAGCAATGGTACCCCCAAATAAGCACGAATACCGACCTCCTGCACCAAAGCAACCTGAGCAAGATCCGGGTAAGCCGCCGTATCGCGGATCGCCACAACCTGCCGGTTTTCGATCACCGTCTTACATAAACTCTCATCGCAAGATAAATAAACCGTCCCCGATCCTCGTTTGATAGGCATCAAGTGGGGCAACCCCTCAGCAGCCAAAACCCAAACCCGGTTTTGATCGAGCCATCC
Above is a genomic segment from Ancylothrix sp. D3o containing:
- a CDS encoding GAF domain-containing sensor histidine kinase; translation: MSSNNGHTGRWLLLSLAGYTGAGNGERMARQDHFPDPAFVILIKRNLIHRLLAEEKKKVSREDCLSALALQNYRLGQPLEDNGYLEGQPCPAFEQASKAAAEFLEIPIAIVGWLDQNRVWVLAAEGLPHLMPIKRGSGTVYLSCDESLCKTVIENRQVVAIRDTAAYPDLAQVALVQEVGIRAYLGVPLLSSTGKCLGTLAVMDLAPRYFSSKEIQFLEMTARLCMSEFERLSLLASMPVPEVASAMVLGPEIRLGAASNPNEGFKSIKTQMITRVTEALRTPLTSVLGMASVLNRGIYGSLTNKQQEYLGIIHDSGKYLLSLVDEVLALMELDDSGEALHQSPLDVEMLCSKVINSLEQDLNRREQEIRLTVEPGNRIWVLDKLKVQQLLYNLIFCVIESSSAGSIVRIHVSRKMQRLHLTVWVSHPWLGEGLPLAALSSCSLNDRVVGPALLDESETKVLSEGEYRLPMGGMGNGVAVEEVVNSEKLESHRHSTIANQGRSAFHRSRESLGLLLSCLLAELHRGEISVQGSPEAGYRYVVSLPELG